A single Neosynechococcus sphagnicola sy1 DNA region contains:
- a CDS encoding putative toxin-antitoxin system toxin component, PIN family, producing MHYITVFDTNILLSALLSTNSKPFRCLALARIRQVESVTCQEILDEFAEKLLVKFKFSEEMTQASVEEVREFSRLIETSGTLNTVPEDPDDDMVIECAVIGNATHIVTGDKHLLSLTNHQVIAILKAAKFVALLSSP from the coding sequence ATGCACTACATTACCGTTTTTGATACTAATATCTTGCTTTCCGCCCTATTGTCTACGAATAGTAAGCCATTTCGATGTCTCGCTCTAGCAAGAATAAGACAGGTTGAATCTGTGACCTGTCAAGAAATCTTGGATGAATTTGCCGAAAAGTTGCTTGTAAAATTCAAGTTTTCCGAAGAGATGACACAGGCGTCAGTGGAAGAAGTGCGTGAATTTTCGCGTCTGATTGAAACTTCTGGGACACTTAATACTGTTCCAGAAGATCCAGATGACGACATGGTTATAGAGTGTGCAGTGATTGGTAACGCGACTCACATTGTCACAGGAGACAAGCATCTTTTATCGTTAACGAACCACCAAGTTATTGCGATTCTAAAAGCAGCAAAGTTTGTTGCATTGTTGTCATCACCCTAG
- a CDS encoding IS256 family transposase, which translates to MARKKKEPNRVDEMLDELLADCQTPEDILGESGLLKQLSKRLIERALTGELNHHLKFKKEMEHDEPTSESLPRGNSRNGYSKKTIQSEQGEMDLAIPRDRQGEFEPILVSKHQRRLAGLDEKILVLYARGLSTRDISAQLEELYGVNVSASVISEVTDSVSDEVKAWQVRPLDEVYPILYLDALYVNMKVSGRVSKRAVYLVLGVNREGNKELLGLWIGEAEAEGAKFWLKVLTDLKNRGLKDILIACCDGLVGFPQAIEALYPKTQVQLCIVHLIRNCLRYVPWKDAKAVAADLKPIYQATTLEEAEAALDAFSTKWDALYPAISQIWIRHWDNVIPIFDDPM; encoded by the coding sequence ATGGCACGAAAGAAAAAAGAGCCGAACCGCGTGGATGAGATGCTCGATGAGCTGTTGGCAGACTGCCAGACGCCAGAGGATATCCTGGGCGAATCGGGTTTACTCAAACAACTGAGCAAACGACTGATTGAACGAGCGTTGACCGGAGAGTTGAATCATCATCTCAAGTTTAAAAAGGAAATGGAGCATGACGAGCCGACCTCAGAGAGCCTGCCTCGTGGCAATAGCCGCAATGGCTACTCGAAAAAGACCATCCAGTCAGAGCAAGGTGAAATGGACTTGGCGATCCCACGCGACCGCCAGGGCGAGTTTGAACCCATCCTGGTGTCCAAGCACCAACGCCGATTAGCTGGACTTGATGAGAAGATTCTGGTGCTGTATGCACGGGGATTGAGCACCCGAGATATTAGTGCTCAACTGGAAGAGCTTTACGGCGTCAACGTCTCAGCCTCTGTCATCAGCGAAGTGACTGATAGCGTCAGCGACGAGGTGAAAGCTTGGCAGGTTCGTCCTTTAGATGAGGTGTACCCCATCCTTTACCTGGATGCCCTGTACGTCAATATGAAGGTTTCCGGGCGCGTGAGCAAACGAGCGGTATATCTGGTTTTGGGCGTCAACCGCGAGGGCAACAAGGAACTGTTGGGATTGTGGATTGGAGAAGCTGAAGCTGAAGGAGCCAAGTTCTGGCTGAAAGTGCTAACGGACTTGAAGAACCGGGGGCTGAAGGACATCTTGATTGCCTGCTGCGACGGGCTGGTGGGCTTTCCCCAGGCAATCGAGGCACTGTATCCCAAAACTCAAGTTCAGCTATGTATCGTGCATCTGATTCGCAATTGCCTGCGCTACGTTCCTTGGAAGGATGCTAAAGCGGTAGCGGCAGACCTGAAGCCAATCTATCAAGCCACCACGCTTGAGGAGGCCGAAGCAGCCCTAGATGCGTTTTCAACCAAATGGGATGCCCTTTATCCGGCGATTAGCCAGATTTGGATTCGGCATTGGGACAACGTCATTCCCATCTTTGATGATCCAATG